CCGGACTTGTTGCTCAACGAAGAGCCACTTTCCGCCACGCCGATCGAGGATGAGCCTTACTTTACGCCCGTTGTTCCCATCTATGACACGGCGGGTGCCAATAGCCGCATCAGCGTGAACAACGGTCGGTGCGTGGTGCTGGATGCACAGGGTCGCCGCTGCCCATAGCACGCTCCCGCTTGCATCCAGTTGTCTTGGCGAAACAATTCTGGCTGCTGCTGGGGTTGAAAGATGATTACCAAGCGATCGCCCGTGTGGGTTGCCCTGCTAGTGTGGACGCTGGACTCCCAGTTCTCGCCATGCCAGCGCCGCGCCGATGGCCTCTGCCAGCGTGCTGATCAGCCGATAGAGGGCGACAACGCTGAGCAGAATGGCGGGCGCAAGCTGGTTGCCCAGGAGGGCAATCGCCGTTGCCTCGAACACGCCAATGCCGCCCGGTGCGCCAGGAATCACCAGTCCCAGCAGCCACGCAAAGCTGAACCCGCTGATCAGCGGCAGCCATTGGGCCGGCGCAACGGGCTGCAAGGCCAGGGCGATCGCCACGAACCCCAGCCCCCGCAGCGCCACAAACAGGAGTTCTCCCAGCAGCGGCCGCAGGGGATAGCGCTTGAGCTGCCAGGGTTTAGCCTCAGATGGCACAGAAGACGGCGCAGAAGACGGCGCGGAATCTGCCAAATCTGCGGCGGCATCAGCCGTCTTTTTGCCCCTGCCCTTGAGCCGCCGCAGCACGGACAGCACTGGATTTAGCACGCGGGGATGCACGCCTGCCAGCACGATGACCAGACTCAGCGCCTGCACGCTCCAGTTTGCCTGCCGAATTCCCACTAGCCCCAGCATCAGGGCCGCCGCCGCCATCAGCAGCGGTTCCAGCAGCACGCTGAGGGTCGCCGCACCCAGGGAAATGCCGCGCTTCTGCGACGCGACCACCCGCCCATAGAGATGCCAGACGTTTCCCGGCAGATACTTGGCAATGTTGGTTTTCAGGTAGGTGCGCGTGGCCCAGAGCGCCGGAACGGGCTGAGCCAAATCGCCCAAAATCCAGCCCCAGACCCAACCCGTCCAGAGATGGGCGATGAGGGTGATCAGCAGGGCGATCGCCAGCAGCCTCCAGCCCGCCCCCTCGATCCGAATCTGCGCGACCTCTGCCCAGTGTCGCCGCACCGCCTGCGCCAAAAAGAACAGCGCCCCGCCGAAAATGGCCCAGCGGAGGAAATCTTTGGGGCGGAGGTTTATAGATGGCATTGGGGAAGAACGAAGAGGGAAGAGGGAAGAACGAAGAGGGAAGAGGGAAGAACGAAGAGGGAAGAATGGGTTTTCGTTTTTTGGTTTTCGTTCTTCGTTCTTCGTTTTTTGGCTTTCGTTCCATCATCTCATCATCCCTTCCCCCCCTTAACTCCGCATCTCCTCAAACCCTTTGAACGCCCGCAGCCGTTCGTGGACGGTGTGATACAGCGTTGGGTCGTCGCCTTTGAAGCCGACGAGGCTGTAGAGCATTACCTTTTCGTCTTTGCGCCCTTTGAGTTCCTGTGCGCCAATGGGAACGACTTCCACCTGATCTTGCACCAGGGCGTAGAGGGAGTCGGTGATCAGGATGTCAGTCCAGAAGTTGCGGGTGAGGGCTTCGACGCGGCTGGCAATGTTCACGGCATCGCCAATCAGGGCAAATTCGCGGCGGCGGATGGAGCCGATGTCTCCAGCGATCGCCTCGCCAAAGTTGATCCCCACGCCGTTGAACAGGATCGGTTTGCCTGCCCGCTGCCACTCGGCTTGCAGAACGGAGAGCGATCGCCGCATCGCCAGCGCCGCCCGAATCGCGTTCAGCGCATCGGTTTCTGCACCGTGGGAAATGGGCGAGCCAAACTCCGCCATAATCGCGTCGCCGATGAACTTGTCAATCGTGCCACCTGCTGCCAGGATTGCCTCCACCATTGCATTCAGGTATTCGTTAAGCTGCTCAAGCAATGCTTCTGGCTCTAGCTCCAGCGAGAGCGTGGTGAAGCTGCGAATGTCGCAAAACATCACCGCCGCCTGCACCCGCCGCCCTTTCAGGAGGGACTGAAAATCGCTGGAATGGTGTGTCAAAATTTCCTGCACGATGGGCGCGGCGACGTAGCGCTCTAGGGTGGTTCGCAGGCGACGACGCTCAAGCTGGGTATGGATCGTGCCCGTGGTGAGGCAGGTTGCGCCGCTGAGGAAGAGGCCCAAGCAGGGCACGGCTACGGGCCAGATCTGCTGTCCTGCGGTGAAGCTGAGGTAGCCGATCGTGCCCCAGAGGGCGATCGCCCCCACCGCCAGACTCATCTGCATCACGGGCTGCCGAATCAGCGCCATGAGCGCCAGCCCGCCGCCCCCCACCAGCGCCAGCACAAACCAGCCCCGCTCCTGCGCCGTCGGCAAGGCACTCTGAATCACGCGGTCTTGCATCAGCGTGGCGATGGCATTGGCGTGAATTTCCACCCCCGGCATCGTTTCCGAAAAGGGCGTGGGAATAAAGTCATTGCCGACATCGTTGGACAGCGGCCCAATTAGCACAATTGCATCCTGAAACGTCCCCTGGCGCTGGTGAACGGCCCAGTTTGTGGGGTCGAGGACATGCCAGAAGGGAACCCGCCGAAACGTCGTCGGCGGCCCGTAGTAGAAAATGTCGCCCGTGGTCACCGCCGGAATTTCAAGCTGGGCCGCCCGCAGCGTCGCCACCGCAAAGGAATCCAGCCCCTCGCCTATGCCCTGGGGTTGCAGCACTTCGGCAATCAGATTGTCTGACAACTGGTACACCCGCTTGTCGGCATCGCGCAAAAAGTTAATCAGCCCAATTTGCGTCATCGCCGCACCAAAGTCGGGATTGGGCATCACGATCTGGC
The Thermoleptolyngbya sichuanensis A183 DNA segment above includes these coding regions:
- a CDS encoding CHASE2 domain-containing protein gives rise to the protein MFFKPLRRVRPLPALRSETTPADQAPLAQSPWQVLGYGLIGLWAVTGAIATGVDLGTVQWMERQAQVLFFRLRGQVEPPANIVILAIDQESLARGADVQADPDRYPELAPIEIWPWQRAAYAQVIDRLLDNGARAVSVDLVLTDPSLYGPADDRQLAAVLRRHPGRAVLAANYEVFGTPDGGEQSQIVMPNPDFGAAMTQIGLINFLRDADKRVYQLSDNLIAEVLQPQGIGEGLDSFAVATLRAAQLEIPAVTTGDIFYYGPPTTFRRVPFWHVLDPTNWAVHQRQGTFQDAIVLIGPLSNDVGNDFIPTPFSETMPGVEIHANAIATLMQDRVIQSALPTAQERGWFVLALVGGGGLALMALIRQPVMQMSLAVGAIALWGTIGYLSFTAGQQIWPVAVPCLGLFLSGATCLTTGTIHTQLERRRLRTTLERYVAAPIVQEILTHHSSDFQSLLKGRRVQAAVMFCDIRSFTTLSLELEPEALLEQLNEYLNAMVEAILAAGGTIDKFIGDAIMAEFGSPISHGAETDALNAIRAALAMRRSLSVLQAEWQRAGKPILFNGVGINFGEAIAGDIGSIRRREFALIGDAVNIASRVEALTRNFWTDILITDSLYALVQDQVEVVPIGAQELKGRKDEKVMLYSLVGFKGDDPTLYHTVHERLRAFKGFEEMRS
- a CDS encoding lysylphosphatidylglycerol synthase domain-containing protein — protein: MPSINLRPKDFLRWAIFGGALFFLAQAVRRHWAEVAQIRIEGAGWRLLAIALLITLIAHLWTGWVWGWILGDLAQPVPALWATRTYLKTNIAKYLPGNVWHLYGRVVASQKRGISLGAATLSVLLEPLLMAAAALMLGLVGIRQANWSVQALSLVIVLAGVHPRVLNPVLSVLRRLKGRGKKTADAAADLADSAPSSAPSSVPSEAKPWQLKRYPLRPLLGELLFVALRGLGFVAIALALQPVAPAQWLPLISGFSFAWLLGLVIPGAPGGIGVFEATAIALLGNQLAPAILLSVVALYRLISTLAEAIGAALAWRELGVQRPH